From the Pseudodesulfovibrio indicus genome, the window GGACCAGATCTCCACCGGATGGTTGTTGAGCAGGTGGTTCATGAGCGAGGCCATGGTCACGATGGCGGTCAGGATGCCGAACAGCAGGCAGGCCAGGAAGCGCAGGTGGGTTTCGGCCACCGCCCCGGCCAGGTCCAGACGCAGCAGGCGGCGCAGGAAAAGACCGTCGAAGGACCGTATGGCGTCCACCAGGTCGCCGTAGATGCCGGTGATGAAGGCGATGGTCCCGCCGGACACGCCGGGGATGATGTCCGCCCCGCCCATGCACAGCCCCTTGAGCCAGAGCAGCACGGCCTCGCGCGTGTTACGCGGGCCGGGAGCGGCCATGAAGGCTTCCTTGAGTGACGGGGAACCGCGCATGCGTTCTCCTACCAGCCGTGGCTGCCCACGAGGTCCACGAAGGCCACGCCGCCCTTGTCGGTGCGGATGACCTCGCCGTCGCGCTTCTCCACGAGCACCAGGGTCTGGTTGCGCCGCGACTCGCCCACGGGGATGAGCATGCGGCCGTTGTCGGCCAGCTGGTCCACCAGGGGCTCGGGAACCTCCGGGCCTCCGGCGGTGACGATGATCCGGTCGAAAGGCGCTTCCTCGGGCCAGCCCATGGTCCCGTCGTCGAGCTTGAGCTTGACCGAGAACATGCGCATGTCCATGAACCGCTTGCGCGCGGCGTGGAACAGCTTCTTGATGCGCTCCACGGTGTGGACGTCGGCCCCCATACGGGCCAGGACCGCCGCCTGGTAGCCGGAGCCGGTGCCGATCTCCAGGACCTTCATGCCCGGCTCGACTTCAAGCAGCTCGGACATGAGCGCCACGATGTAGGGCTGTGAAATGGTCTGCCCCTCGCCGATGGGCAGGGGCGCGTCGCCGTACGCCTTGTAGGCCAGGGCCTCCTCCACGAAGAGGTGGCGCGGCAGCGTGCGCATGGCGTCGAGCACGCGCTCGTCGGTCACGCCGCGAGCCTGAATCTGGTCACGCACCATGCGCTCCCTGAGCCTTACCGGGTCAAGCATTCTGTCTCCTGGGAATAACGGTGCGCCATGAGGGAAAACACCTGCGGGATGCTGAACAGATTTTACCCACCAAGTCAACACGACCGGTAAATAATAACGAGAATAAAGCACCCATTGTTGACACATTTCCTTCTTTGATGGAGATTAGTTACAGACAACAGGAGGAGCTATGCTGAAGGTCAGGGACCTAATGACGTCACCGGTCTTCTCCCTCAGGGAGAACGATTCGCTGCACACGGCCCGCGAGCTGATGAAC encodes:
- a CDS encoding protein-L-isoaspartate(D-aspartate) O-methyltransferase, with protein sequence MLDPVRLRERMVRDQIQARGVTDERVLDAMRTLPRHLFVEEALAYKAYGDAPLPIGEGQTISQPYIVALMSELLEVEPGMKVLEIGTGSGYQAAVLARMGADVHTVERIKKLFHAARKRFMDMRMFSVKLKLDDGTMGWPEEAPFDRIIVTAGGPEVPEPLVDQLADNGRMLIPVGESRRNQTLVLVEKRDGEVIRTDKGGVAFVDLVGSHGW